The Bicyclus anynana chromosome 3, ilBicAnyn1.1, whole genome shotgun sequence genome has a window encoding:
- the LOC112047423 gene encoding inactive dipeptidyl peptidase 10 — protein sequence MHATGHTDRSGGGGGGGSWRLPPDETLQVADPKSAKEDDLYPGDGHNWRSIIFSLMVISFVIAGIVTAIYLLGYVDELLYWSGRRMRLDEFLRGDLTGERLPSTWVSAHQLVYQADDGGLLALDTFNNTLSVLVTNHTLRQLNVRGYQCSPNLRYVLFQHNIKEVYRRTFTAHYTVYDVTNDHHIPLFGEGQSSWEWQHAAWLGPQGALVLAADNEVLYRPAPPARRAPLLHLTTDASPGRVYNGVSDWLYQEEVTKTSSATWGSSDGTFVMYVQYDDSKVSELMFPRMSNGIGGAGATRSGYLLPTANNSLPSVFPDHVSVRYPTPGSSIPQAKLSIVAVQNVTSPPRWEVKPPNTLDGMEYYLISAQWVGKENSHIGVVWMNRAQNLTVYSSCYAPNWTCTETHSEKATDEPWLEVHEQPVYSEDGSAFLLLAAVQEGGGQYYTHIKHVDVLRQRMAVLSHGKVEVAKILAWDQENHLVYYLGSAERPGQRQVYVVRDPNYGGGSNSVRARAEREEPRCLTCELAVWPARLHYANCTFWSAIFSPARPKLGITHYVLECGGPGPPLAGLHDARTHKLERILYDTRPYRSVRLRELALPTRRSFDVQLSSGSRARVQLFLPPSWREELRDAAFPVLVQVDGRPGSQQVTDEFLLDWGTYMSSRNDVVYVKLDVAGARGLPRALLRGRLGGVEVADQLAVIRYLLDTFKFLDVTRVAVWGWGYGGYVTAMLLGSQQATLKCGIAVSPITDWLYYNVAFTERILGQPSVNYKGYVEADASQRAHHVPRHALYLIHGMADMSAPYPHALQLARALTDAGVLFRHQAYADEGHDLKGVIEHVYRSMEDYLRECLSLDPEDTKLPPPDR from the exons CTATGTGGACGAGTTGCTGTACTGGTCGGGGCGGCGCATGCGGCTGGACGAGTTCCTGCGCGGCGACCTGACGGGGGAGCGGCTGCCCAGCACGTGGGTGAGCGCGCACCAGCTGGTGTACCAGGCGGACGACGGCGGCCTGCTGGCGCTCGACACCTTCAACAACACCCTCAGCGTGCTCGTCACCAACCACACGCTA AGGCAACTCAACGTTCGCGGTTACCAGTGTTCCCCAAACTTGCGCTATGTGCTCTTCCAACACAATATCAAGgag GTTTATCGACGGACTTTTACAGCGCACTACACagtttatgacgtcacaaatga CCACCACATCCCGCTGTTCGGCGAGGGCCAGAGCAGTTGGGAGTGGCAGCACGCGGCGTGGCTGGGCCCGCAGGGCGCGCTGGTGTTGGCGGCCGACAACGAGGTGCTGTACCGGCCTgcgccgcccgcgcgccgcgcGCCTCTGCTGCACCTCACCACCGACGCCAGCCCCGGCCGCGTCTACAATGGTGTCTCCGATTGGTTATATCAAG AAGAGGTGACAAAAACCTCATCAGCGACTTGGGGCTCGTCCGACGGCACGTTCGTGATGTACGTGCAGTATGACGACAGCAAGGTGTCGGAGCTGATGTTCCCCCGCATGTCCAACGGCATCGGCGGCGCTGGAGCCACCAGATCCGGCTACCTGCTGCCCACCGCTAACAATAGCCTGccttctgtgtttcctgaccACGTGTCTGTTAGGTATCCTACG CCTGGCAGTTCTATACCACAAGCGAAGTTATCGATTGTGGCAGTCCAAAACGTAACTTCACCTCCAAGATGGGAAGTCAAACCTCCTAATACTTTAGATGGCAT ggAATATTATCTCATATCAGCTCAGTGGGTAGgcaaagaaaattctcatataGGTGTAGTTTGGATGAATAGAGCGCAGAATCTCACTGTGTACAGTAGCTGTTATGCACCAAATTGGACCTGTACAGAG ACGCATTCAGAGAAAGCTACTGACGAACCCTGGTTGGAAGTTCACGAACAGCCCGTGTATTCGGAAGATGGCAGTGCCTTCCTACTTTTAGCGGCAGTGCAAGAAGGCGGTGGTCAATATTACACACACATCAAACATGTAGATGTTCTGAGACAACGTATGGCTGTCCTATCACATGGTAAAGTCGAAGTCGCCAAAATCCTGGCATGGGACCAGGAGAatcatttagtttattatttag GTAGCGCAGAGAGACCGGGCCAAAGACAAGTTTACGTGGTCCGCGATCCAAATTACGGTGGTGGGAGCAACTCTGTGAGAGCTCGCGCCGAACGCGAAGAACCCCGTTGTCTGACGTGCGAGCTGGCAGTGTGGCCCGCTCGGTTGCACTATGCTAACTGCACCTTCTGGAGTGCCATATTCTCCCCCGCCAGACCGAAGCTTGGTATTACCCATTATGTTCTGGAATGTGGGGGGCCGGGACCGCCACTCGCGGGACTTCACGACGCTAGAACACATAAGTTAGAGAGAATATTATACGATACGAGGCCTTATAG ATCAGTACGATTACGTGAGTTGGCGTTGCCCACTCGGAGATCCTTCGACGTGCAGCTGAGCAGCGGGTCCCGCGCGCGCGTGCAGCTGTTCCTGCCGCCCTCGTGGCGGGAGGAGCTGCGGGACGCTGCGTTTCCTGTCCTCGTTCAAGT GGACGGGCGACCCGGCAGTCAGCAAGTCACCGACGAGTTCCTCTTAGACTGGGGAACGTACATGTCCTCACGTAACGACGTAGTGTACGTTAAATTAGACGTGGCGGGCGCGCGCGGCCTTCCCCGCGCGCTGCTGCGTGGTCGCCTCGGCGGGGTCGAGGTGGCTGATCAGTTGGCTGttattag ATATTTATTAGACACATTCAAATTTCTGGACGTGACGCGGGTGGCGGTGTGGGGCTGGGGCTACGGCGGCTACGTGACGGCCATGCTGTTGGGCTCGCAGCAGGCCACGCTCAAGTGCGGTATCGCCGTGTCGCCCATCACCGACTGGTTGTACTATA ACGTAGCATTCACGGAGCGCATCCTGGGCCAGCCATCGGTGAACTACAAGGGGTACGTGGAGGCGGACGCGTCGCAGCGCGCGCACCACGTGCCGCGACACGCCCTGTACCTCATCCACGGCATGGCGGACATGAGCGCGCCCTACCCACACGCGCTGCAGCTGGCCCGGGCGCTCACTGATGCCGGCGTGCTGTTCCGACATcag GCTTACGCTGACGAAGGGCACGACCTCAAAGGCGTCATCGAGCACGTTTACCGATCCATGGAAGATTATCTCCGAGAGTGCCTGTCTCTTGACCCCGAAGACACCAAGCTGCCTCCGCCAGATAGATAA
- the LOC128199873 gene encoding uncharacterized protein LOC128199873, producing the protein MEHNTKETSNDKKLLNKAKSQYNEQSKASCNPVKHKSFNMNEAVRSLDIALGRLKKSKLVNGECIGNKISVCPGRSGADSMFIDSPQVNMSDVENTSVISMDFSHYELLRNVSEINCNSDDTLGNTTSKTFSSLSDITSKEEQLERYFRSAEIWNRNRKEAGSSGLRDN; encoded by the coding sequence ATGGAGCATAATACAAAAGAAACATCTAACGACAAAAAATTGCTCAACAAAGCCAAATCCCAGTACAATGAACAATCGAAAGCTTCATGTAATCCTGTAAAAcataaatcatttaatatgaacgAAGCTGTTAGATCCCTGGATATTGCGTTAGGCAGGTTAAAGAAAAGTAAACTTGTGAATGGCGAATGCATAGGAAACAAAATTTCAGTGTGTCCCGGCAGAAGTGGAGCTGATAGCATGTTCATAGATAGTCCTCAAGTAAACATGTCAGACGTGGAAAACACATCGGTAATTTCTATGGACTTTTCGCATTACGAGCTCCTGCGTAACGTTTCAGAAATCAATTGCAATTCTGACGACACTCTCGGCAATACTACGAGTAAAACATTTTCTAGCCTTTCCGACATTACTTCAAAAGAAGAGCAATTGGAACGATATTTTCGGagtgctgaaatttggaacagaAATCGTAAAGAAGCCGGTTCTAGTGGTCTTCGAGATAACTGA
- the LOC112047405 gene encoding meiotic recombination protein SPO11, producing the protein MELMNKDALMLRIDLTSPMMSSFKQDPKLVAAINRLYSREEVVGSALILPERKLNFTEVQDLVKQACDVKGKPDDILTNQAKLPRIGVIKKIEEILANINNSAAEDGPPKLILRNQRLWSNCIYDLDRVTLKAFHNAKTTTLCYSSAEDKSRFNTIIFILTKIHELLSKNLTVTRRELFYQNVTRFGNQSKLDVGVRDVCCLLDSPPWDLGIVATAKGLIAGPLNIYQSDGTIVDCMTSGGTLIPQDINGIKEFKSTAKYILLVEKDAIFQKLLDEGALIRLGPVIILTGKGYPDVCTRQMLCRLVKELRLKALALVDADPHGYEIFLTYKYGSLAQSHLSESLACSSLLMLGARHHDILTLAPKEAQLSLTLLDKRKLSSLIKRPYLNSPVGVRIKSDLEAMQTNGVKAEIEAVAATALCDSYIPAKLIQGDHLG; encoded by the exons ATGGAGTTAATGAACAAAGATGCATTGATGCTTAGAATAGACTTAACGTCGCCTATGATGTCGTCTTTCAAACAAGACCCTAAGCTAGTCGCagcgataaataggctatatagTAGAGAAGAGGTAGTAGGATCAGCATTAATATTGCCTGAACGTAAATTGAATTTTACCGAGGTTCAAGATCTTGTTAAACAAGCTTGTGATGTCAAAG GGAAACCAGATGATATATTGACGAATCAAGCAAAACTGCCTCGAATTGgagtaattaagaaaattgaagAGATCTTGGCAAATATCAACAATAGCGCTGCAGAAGATGGTCcaccaaaattaattttgaggAACCAAAGGCTCTGGAGCAATTGTATTTATGATTTGGACcg CGTAACACTAAAAGCTTTCCACAACGCCAAAACTACAACATTGTGTTACTCAAGCGCTGAGGATAAATCCCGttttaatacaattatatttatcttaacAAAAATTCATGAATTACTTTCGAAGAACTTAACCGTTACTAGAAG AGAACTATTCTATCAAAATGTGACTAGATTTGGTAATCAATCCAAACTAGATGTCGGTGTAAGGGATGTATGCTGTTTACTGGATTCACCACCTTGGGATTTAGGTATTGTTGCTACTGCGAAAGGTCTTATCGCTGGCCCTCTGAATATCTACCAAAGTGATGGAACTATTGTAGACTGTATGACATCTGGAG GTACATTAATACCACAAGACATCAACGgtattaaagaatttaaatcaacagctaaatacatattattggTGGAGAAAGACGCTATCTTTCAAAAATTACTCGATGAAGGTGCATTGATTCGACTAGGACCAGTAATTATTTTAAcg GGCAAGGGGTATCCCGACGTATGCACCCGTCAAATGCTTTGCCGTTTAGTCAAGGAACTAAGATTGAAGGCTCTTGCGTTAGTGGATGCAGATCCTCATGGatatgagattttcttaacATACAAGTATGGCTCTTTA GCTCAATCCCATTTGTCGGAGTCACTGGCGTGCAGCAGTTTGTTGATGCTCGGCGCTCGGCATCACGACATCTTGACTCTTGCTCCCAAGGAGGCCCAACTATCTCTCACGCTGCTAGACAAACGAAAACTTTCATCTCTGATTAAACGACCTTATTTGAATTCACCTGTAG GAGTCCGTATAAAAAGTGATCTAGAAGCTATGCAGACCAATGGTGTTAAGGCTGAGATTGAAGCCGTAGCTGCTACAGCGCTCTGTGACTCTTACATACCTGCAAAACTCATACAGGGTGACCATTTAggataa